A window of Gallus gallus isolate bGalGal1 chromosome 3, bGalGal1.mat.broiler.GRCg7b, whole genome shotgun sequence genomic DNA:
ttcctttattccttccttccctcctttcttcttcatctcaCTATTTAACACCATGGAAACCCTTAGATGGGGGTTTGGTTCTGTCAGGGTCAGGGTACTGCTACTTCTCACTCAGGTCGAGCTCCAGCCCATCCCATTTAACTCAGTTCCAGCAGTTTTAATGCAACATCCACCCCACACTCTGTCACTAAAGGAGGAATTATCGAGCgagcagcagccaagctgaAGGGAGACGCAAACAACGCCTGAAGGCAAGAGGGTTTGATGGTACGGAGGAATCGTGCCGGATTTGGGACGGACAGCTGATCAGCCTATTCGTTACCCGCTCCTTTATGGCACTTTTAATGCCGTGTGGAGGACCGGTTTAACCCCGGGCTGAAGCCATGTCTGCACACAGACGCGTCCGTGCACGCCCTtcgcgccgggccgggcctggCACCACCTGCTGCTCCGggccgctctcctcctcctgtgGGAAGCGAACAGCGAAATCGGCCTCCCCTCCCCGTGAGGGGCTCACCGAGCTGCCTCAGGCCGGGCCCCGAAGGCCCCACTCGCGCTCCCTCACGGAGCCGTGCCCGGGCTGAGCAGAACCAACACTCCGCTGCCCGGCCGCCACAGCCGGCCCGCGCTGGCGCCTCGCTCGGCCGCAGCCCCGCTAGAGAAGCTGGAAGGCGGGGCTTCCCCTCGAGCCGCTCTTCCATTGGTCGCCGCACCCCGCCGTCTCCTCCCATTGGTCCCTGCTGGCTTTCCGcccgcccccccgccgcccgccgatTGGCCgcgctccctcctcccctcctcctccgcctcctTCGCCTGGCGGACGGGGGCGCGAACGTGCGGCGCGGGCTGTTCCCTGGCCGGGGGGCGCGTGCGGCCTCCACGTGGGGAACAGCACGTAGTCAGcgcgggcgggggcggggggggcacgCGGCGTTCCCGCTCAgcgccggggcggggcggggggcacGCGCCAGGGACGGCCGTGCTGTGGTGTGGGGGTGTggtgtgttgggggggggggtataGGAAGGAGACAGCCATGGAGGGGCGCGGGGGCTATAGGGGCAGTGGTGGTTTTTGGCTCTGAAGCGGGCTGGGTGGCCGGAGGTGCTCTTGCAGCGATTCATTCAGGTTCATTGGGATGCCGACTGACACACGTTCACCTCACCGCCTCCCGCGGGGCTGCGAGCAAAACCCGGAGCCCAGCAAAGCGCTTTGGGGCTGAGGTCCCTCCGTCCCCCTCCGCTATAAGGGCGTACCGACCCCGAGCGGAGCGCGGCCGCTCCTCCTCCGGTTCCTATGAGCGCCGCTCAGGCGGAGCGTAAACCCCATCCGAGGTGCCCCGATGTTAGAAGGGCAGATCTCCCAAAGGCCTTTTGAACGCGCGAGCCTCGGGGAGGAACCGCCGGCAcgggaaggagaaggagaagaagggagaaaaagaaggagcgccgctccctcctcccttccttccttcccccgggcagcgcggccccggCGGGGGCGTGCATGGAAAGGCCGCGGCGGAGCCAATGCGCAGGAAGGGGCCGAGCATGTGGGGAGGTTGTTTACACCAGCCCGGCCCCGGGAGCTTTAACCCGGCCGGCGGCGAGGCGCGAGGAACGGCCCCGGGACGCCGTGAGTAGCGGGCAGAGCGGGGCGTCCGCAGCCcgagggggagaggagagagcgGGGTGGGGAAACGGCGtggaaggggggtggggggggagggagaggggggaaatgggaggaggggggggggaaaaagaataaaaataaaatggaagaagaaaaaaaaaaagccaggaggGGGCGGGAGCGGCGGttcccgcccggcccggccgcgcctccctccctccaggccccgctgctgctgccgccggTGGCCGCGGACGGCCGGGGGAGGGGGTTCGGGGAGCCCCGCCGAGGTACAGTGCCGGGGGGGGCCCACGGGAGGGGCGGCTGCCGCTTCCCGCCCGCTCTGCGAGACCGGGGGAACCTCCGACCCCTCCCCCCGGGTGCCAAACCGCTTCGAGTCCGCGCCGCCTCGCGCTGCAACCCCCCCTCCGCCCGCCGGCATTGCATGCACCCCCCTTTGCACCGTGCGTGCGCCCCTTTGCACCGTGCATACCCCCCCCTTGCACCGTGCGTGCGCCCCTTGCACCGTGCGTGCGCCCCTTTGCACCGTGCGCACCCCCCCTTTGCACCGTGCGTGCACCCCTTGCACTGTGCGCACCCCCCCGCATTGCATGCACGCCCCCTCCCTTTGCATTGCTAGCGCCCCTCTCGCACTACGCGCGCCCCCCTCCCCAAATTGCATGCACCCCCTTGCATGCCACGCCCCCCAGCAGTGCTCTCTGCGTGCACCCCCTCTTGTTGCACGCCCCGCCTCCCCGGCTTGCCCGGTGcgtgcccccctccccacaccccactCGTGTTCCCCCCGCCCCACGCACACGTGCCCCGCCCGGTGCCTCCCTCCTCTGCAGGCCTGGGCATACACCGCCTGCCCTCGGCAATGCCGTTTTGCACGCGTGCCTTGCACGCTTGTACACACTTGCACATGTATGCACGACCACGCACATGCATGACCGTGCACATGCCTGCCCATACGCCCGCTTGCTTGCACCCCCGTGCACCCTTGCACGCCTCTCCCGCTGCACCCACGTCCCGCTGCCTGCACCGACGCTTCAAATTGCGCTCGGCCGCTGCCGCCTTTTCCTTCCTGGCCGCCTTCCCGCAGGGCCGGGCTCCCTGCAGCGCCAGCCCGGGGGCCCTTTCCCGGGGGAAGCCGCTCTGCGCTCCTCCCTGCGCCGGAAAGTGCATTTTTAGGCCTCTTCCGAAAGTGTTTTCCTCGGGAATCACCCCACGGCACTGCTGCCCGCCTGCGCTCCCCACGAGCTTCGTTTACTTTTGCAAAAGAATATCGTTGCTCCGCTCCGtttggagagggaggaggaattTGCTGTCCTGGCCGGAGTTGCTTTATGGGTTTTGTGCTGCACGTCCTGGCGCTGCACCAAGCCGTCGCCTTCCCGCTCTCAggagcttttttctttaaacaaaaccCCGAACTTTGCAGCTGGATCCTTTGCAGATATCTGTTTCCCTGCCCTGcgttgtgctgctgtttgtcaaAGAGCTCTGCGTTCAGAGGGGGCTTTTGGAAGCAGGCTGGAAAAGTCGTGTTTTATTATCGCTTATTGCAGCACTTCAGGGCTCTTACAGGATGGATTTTATGGTCTGCTTTGCTGATCGGTGGCAGGAGCTCAGCTGCGTCTGAAGGGACCTATGGGCatctgtttgggttttcttttttgcttttttctttttttttttttttttagtttgcatgaaaagggaggaaaactgGGCTGTGCTGGAATTGCTGTGCATGCGTGCACATGCACAGTGCACGTGCATGCACGCTGCACTtatgcacatgcacacagacGCATGCATGGAGCAGCAACCTTTCCTGCAGTTTTCCTGCAAACCTGAAGCAAGCAGCAGCCGGGGCTTTGCTGCCCCCAGACCTTCCCCTCTGGCTAAACGAAGCTTTCCTTGTTTGCCAAACGACGCGTGCAAAGTGCCTCCTTTCCCCGGGTCTTGCTGCggtgcacagagctggaaaCTGCAAAATGCACAGCCGGCGTGGAAGCGAGACAGAATTTGGGAGCGGTGCCGGCGCTGACCCCTGCAGTGCATGATTGCAAACAGCTGGGAGGACTCGGGGCAGCTCCGCCGGTGGTGAATGCAGCGCCTGCtctccttgctttgctttgtgcttttcagAGCACCGAAATGGGATCTGGCCTTCAAAGGCCACGGGGTCTGCTGGAAGCAGATGCGATCCCAATATTTTCGAGGgattcatagaaccatagaatggcttgggttgaaaaggaccacaatgatcatctggtttcaaccccctgctatgtgcagggtcgccaaccagcagaccagactgcccagagccacatccagcctggccttgaatgcctccagggatggggcatccacagcctccttgggcaacctgttcagtgcgtcaccaccctctgggtgaaaaacttccccctaatatccaacctaaacatcccctgtgtcagtttaaaaccattcccccttgtcctgtcactgtccaccctcgtaaacagccgtcccccctcttgtttatacgctcccttcaagtactggaaggctgcaatgaggtctcccttctcttttccaagctaaacaagcccagttctctcaaccttttTTCACGGTAGGAAGGAGCAGCTGTTCTGTTGGCTCTGGAGGTTCTGGGTGCGAGGTGCCAGCTTGCAGGAAGCTCCCAAAAGCCCCAAGAAGGGGCAGCAGTGTGCCAAGGAGGGAAGCAACTTGGTCTTGAGTTGTGATTGGATTGTGGTTGTATCCCCCGTGAGTGGAGATATGGGGGCAAAAAACAGTATGGTGCCACAGGGGGGTGTCCCCAGTCTCCATGCTGTGTCTTCATAATGGAGGCACCAAGAGAAGGCTCGGGTGGAACTCCTCCCTTTGCTCCCCGTTCTCCAAAAGAGCTTTTTTGTGCTGACCTTAAGGATGAGAGCCGTGGGACAGGGGGAGCGATGCCACCATCCCCGCGTGCCCGATGTGGTTGACGCTGCTGGCTGAGCGTTGCAATCCCGCACTGGTGGTAATGTCATCGTGTCTTTGTCACCCGCAGCGTGGCCGCGATGGCGAGCGTGCTGTCCAGGCGCCTGGGGAAGCGCTCCCTGCTCGGCACCCGTGTCTCTGCCCCCGGTGCTTTGTCTGACGGGGTCCTGGCAGCTCCCCAGATCCATGCCGTGCTGCCAGACGATGtgccctgcccacagcctgcagaggagagcagccGGGCACCGAGATTCCCCAGCCCCAGCCGCCGGCAACAAGTACGTAAGGAGGCTTTTGGACGTGGGCTGTGCGTTGGCAGGGGGGAGAAAACCCCAGGAGGGGCTCCTCCTTATTGTAGCTCCAGGGGGAAGCTGTAATTAGGGAGAGCTGCTGATGGGCGTTGGTGTTGGGTTTGGAATATATTGCCTCGAGCAGAGGGCTCTCTCTTGCCTCCGATCCCAGCCAAAAGTgaatgtccagagaaggacagatGTTTGCCAGTGGTGTTCcccaatcatagaatcatacaatggcctgagttgaaaaggaccatcaTGATTgtctagtttcagcccccctgccacgggcagggttgccagccactagaccaggctgcccagagccacatccagcctgggtaTCATCTGAGGCTGAAGGAGATGGTTTTCATACAGCAGTGTCTCCTGGTGGACTTCTCTTCCATGAGCTTGTCCCATAACCCATGTTGATGGGTTGTTCCCCTTGAACCAAGGAGCCCCCCAGCTTTGCTATGGAGGTGTCAAACTCCATGGCATCTGCTTGAGCTTCAGAGCTTTTCCGCCCCAGCTGAGGGTCCGTGGGTAAGGGGTCTGGAAACCCCACTAGGGCATGGTTGATGGCACAGACCTACCCATTGAAGCAGCTCTTAGGGAAGGACTGGGGTGCTATGGATCCCCCAGAATGCCTGTCCAGTCCTATAGGTCACTGTGCTTTGGCTTTGTGCTGCCTGGGGTGGGGAGCGGTGCTTGTTCTTGGTTTCTACCTGCAGAGCTGTAAAAGCTGCTAAGGGCAGAGCTTGTGAAAGGCCGTGTAAATAAGGCCCCTGTTCGCTTTTCTGGCTCCTCCTGtacccagcactgtgctgcgGGAAGGGCAGAttcctcctgccctgtgctTATGAGCCACGGGACAGTGAGAGCTGTTTTCTCCTACGTGCTCCAGCGCAGAGGATTCTGCTCActtgctttgctgctggaaaTGTCTTAGAAGTAGTGTGTGTGACACAGCTGGGATTGGTGTCAAAGGGAGAtgccacctccctgtgcagtgcctcactcACAGGGACAGATGGTGTTTGGAGAGAAGCCTTGCCTCTTATTTTTGGGGAGCATTGGATAAGGGGTATGGATTTTGGAAGCTGTGGGTGAGCTCGGACTGATCTGTCACTCACCCTTTTAGCCTTGGTCCAGCAGCTgtggctttttcttcctcattctttcTGCCGGATGTCTCACCTGGGATGGTCCCATGTGCTTTTCCCTGGTCAGTGCACGGGGTGCCTGTGTCCATCCCATGTCAGCTTCTTCATGTGACACCCACAGCATTTCCATAAAGAGATGCTCCTGTGCCTATAAATAGCTGGAGACACATGTAACGTCTTTGGACACAGATACATTTCCATTAACAGAAATAGGCTCGTGGGTGGTAGTGCTGGAAAACAGCCCACAGGAGCAAGGGAGACACTGCAAGAGAGGAGCAGGTGAGGTTTGAATGTCTCCTCCTGGCCGTGAGAGCTGTGATGGGAGGAATTGGGGTGTGACTTTAGGATCACGGCGCCCAGGAGACCTCTGTTCTCCTCTGGCTTTTCACCCTCTCACCTACATGCTTTCCCAGGGGGTGTAATAGTAGTGGGCATCCTTGCTGCAAGATGACATGCAGGCAAAGTAAAAGCAGACAGATTCATTGGAGAAAAGTCCATCCAAAGCcatgctgctcagagaagcagcCAAAGGTGGAATTGCCAGAGTTGGGGAGCATGCCCCAAAAGCATctcagcagtggggttggggtgaaTGCTGTTTTCCCACTGGTGTGCTGGGACAGCTCTGGGACAGCCTTCATCTCCCGGATACCCTGCAGAAtccccctgctgcaggagaaggacCTGAGCAGTGGGGTTGTGCATCAGGATGCAGCACCAATAACGCTCCCCTTGGCTGTTTTTCAGGTTCTTGTCACCTACAGCGGGCAGGAGtgcacagggctggcagagcagcacaacCCGCCCAGCGACAAAGTGAAggtgctgcagccagagcagagCTTGCACAcgtgctggaggctgcaggatGTGCCTGAGGCGCTGCAGAGATCTGTGTCCAACAGCATTGATGTCCCCAAGAGGTTCGTGCCTGGGGCTGGTAGTATCTCGGCGGGATGGGAAGGGGCTCCTGCTTGGTTTTATGCTGACAGAGTGAGGCAGTGGGGATATCTCCGCCTTACCAGAGCATGGGTTATCCAGGGAACGGCTGCATTCAGGATTAAGgggatttattttctgcaaatgctgctctagggggaaaaaaaaatgtctttcctGAAGACTTAAAGACTCTAAGAGGGTGGTGGGAGCCACGCTGCCTCTGTGAGATGCACCACCCCTGTGCATGGTGGCTTTCCTGCTTTTAACGGGAtgtctctctgctttttccccCGTGCATTCTCCATCTACAACACAGGAAAGCTGATGCAGCTGTGGAGATGGACGAGATGGTTGCAGCCATGGTGCTGACGAGCCTCTCCTGCAGCCCCGTGGTGCAGAGCCCTCCTGCCAGCGAGAGTGGCATCCCCCGTGAGTGtgcactgagaaataaaaataacaccaaccagggaaaaaaaaaaaaggggatgTGGAGAAATACGCTGTGCCCTTTGGCTGCTGGGGGGGCCTTCTTGCTGGTGCCCTGTGCCAAATAGCAGCTGGGGCACAGGTTGTGCTGGGCTGGAGGTgaacaggagcagcagctcctggaggagCCTGCGGTGCTGGTGCTGCTTGGGACTGTGCCAGTGGGGTGACCCTGCTGTCTGTCACCCTCCTGGGGGGCCGGGGAGCCCCGGGCTGGGGAGCACCGCCTGTCTGCTCCTTTTTTTAGAGGCTCTTTCATTCCCAAGGAGTCAAATGGAGCTGAAGGGATAAAAATAGCAGCTGGGAGCCGTGGGAAATGTGCGCGCCCCGGTGCTGGCTGTCCCCTGCAGGGTTGTGCTAATGGGGAGATGGGATAAAgctgggatgtggcactgagcagaGGTGCAAAGGCTTcacttaaaacattaaaaactaGAAGCAAACTGCTGCCATAGTTTATCCAGCCTCAGGGCCGCTCTCAGTGCCTTATGGTGACGGTGGCTGTGTGTTCCCTGTGTTCAGCATCACGGGCAGCGTGCGATCCCTGGAAGGAGAGCGGCGACGTCTCAGACAGcggcagcagcaccaccagTGGGCACTGGAGTGGGGGCAGCGACAtctccaccccatcccccccacatcccGAGGGCAGCCCCAAGCACTCCAGCGAGGCGCTCAGCTCCCCGCCAGCTGATGATGGCTTCGAGACCGACTCCGATCCCTTTCTCCTCGACGAGCCGGCTCCGCGGAAGAGAAAGGTATTGGGGACCCCAGCACCAtaggtgcagccctgcaggggaCCTCGCCACCGTGCAGGCGGTGACACGGGCTGTCTCCCCCTCCAGAACTCAGTGAAGGTGATGTACAAGTGCCTGTGGCCGAACTGTGGCAAAGTCTTGCGCTCCATCGTTGGCATCAAGCGGCACGTCAAGACCCAGCACCTTGGGTAAGGCACATGTTTCACCTCCTCAGCCCCTGTTGAGCCATGATAACCATGCACCCTTGTGCTGAatgtgctggcagccagcagttCCCCTTCCTTCAGCAAATATCCCCAAGAtcagagatgccctggttccAATGCACTGAGCTCAGCTGTTCTCAGCCACTAGAACTGCTGTCAACTGTCCCTCTCTTGCAGCAAGGGAGCCCTGGGCTTTGCACGAGATCTGGGGGTTGTGCTTGAACTTCAGGACTGGAAATTTTCAGAGGCAAGAGCTTGGAGTTCTTGGAGTTCTTGGGGCTAATGTGCCTAGCTCAGGTCTGTGTCAGGTACCAGATTAGGGTGTGGggagcagctttgctgctgtctcTTGTGGCCCTGTCACAATTTTCACCTGAGTCTCCCTTTGCTTGTGCTTTTGTACGTGTTTTCTTATatgcagttttcttcttccgccttgatggttggacttgatgatctcagattggtcatttccaacctttatgGTTCTGTAACTGTTCAAATGCTTCAGGAGAGATGATAGTGGAAGTGCTGTGCTACAGTGGGCAGCGCTGGACTGCCATCCAGTGCCAGATAATCATAGTGGGAAAACAGTCCGATCCTTTATGCTTTTTCCTGATCGATGAACCTCAGGACTTGTTTGCAGCCGTGCTAAATGAGCTCAGTGAGAAAGCAGGGGACTTTCAGCAGTGCCTCGTCACTCTGCCACTGTTTCTGGAGGTGCTGGAAGATGTGTTGATCTTACTTCAAATTGCTAAGTGCTGATACAGGAGTAGGAGCCGTGCTGATCACAGCCAGCGTGATGCTTTAGAGCGTGAAAGCTCCAAAGCTGGGCACCTCCCTTCTGTGGGACAGGAGCTGCATATTCAGTCTCGTTCCCTCTTTCTCCCTGGCAGAGACAGCGCTGACTCTGACCAGCGGAAGCGGGAAGAGGATTTCTACTACACTGAAGTGCAGGTGAAGGAAGAGCCCGCACCAGAGACAACCACCAACACCAGCCCCACATCCGTGTCCACCCCCATCATCATCCAGCAAGCCATGGCCAAGCCGGAGGCTTTGCTGGTGGAGCCGCCGGTGCTGGAGCCCGCTCTGGCCAGCAGCGCACTCAGCCAGTCTGCACCCAGTTCGTTCTGGCACATCCAGGCTGATCATGCCTACCAGGTGAGCTGGTGCCACCTCCTGCTCCCTTAGCAGCTGGGCAGGGGCTCAGGGGCTGCCCGACGGCCGCAGCTTGCCTGCAGT
This region includes:
- the ZNF395 gene encoding zinc finger protein 395 isoform X1 — encoded protein: MIANSWEDSGQLRRCVAAMASVLSRRLGKRSLLGTRVSAPGALSDGVLAAPQIHAVLPDDVPCPQPAEESSRAPRFPSPSRRQQVLVTYSGQECTGLAEQHNPPSDKVKVLQPEQSLHTCWRLQDVPEALQRSVSNSIDVPKRKADAAVEMDEMVAAMVLTSLSCSPVVQSPPASESGIPPSRAACDPWKESGDVSDSGSSTTSGHWSGGSDISTPSPPHPEGSPKHSSEALSSPPADDGFETDSDPFLLDEPAPRKRKNSVKVMYKCLWPNCGKVLRSIVGIKRHVKTQHLGDSADSDQRKREEDFYYTEVQVKEEPAPETTTNTSPTSVSTPIIIQQAMAKPEALLVEPPVLEPALASSALSQSAPSSFWHIQADHAYQALPSIQIPVSPHIFTSISWATATSTLPSLSPVRSRSLSFSEPQPPTPMLKSHLIVASPPRVPLGTRKVRGEAKKCRKVYGIEHRDQWCTACRWKKACQRFLD
- the ZNF395 gene encoding zinc finger protein 395 isoform X2, with the translated sequence MASVLSRRLGKRSLLGTRVSAPGALSDGVLAAPQIHAVLPDDVPCPQPAEESSRAPRFPSPSRRQQVLVTYSGQECTGLAEQHNPPSDKVKVLQPEQSLHTCWRLQDVPEALQRSVSNSIDVPKRKADAAVEMDEMVAAMVLTSLSCSPVVQSPPASESGIPPSRAACDPWKESGDVSDSGSSTTSGHWSGGSDISTPSPPHPEGSPKHSSEALSSPPADDGFETDSDPFLLDEPAPRKRKNSVKVMYKCLWPNCGKVLRSIVGIKRHVKTQHLGDSADSDQRKREEDFYYTEVQVKEEPAPETTTNTSPTSVSTPIIIQQAMAKPEALLVEPPVLEPALASSALSQSAPSSFWHIQADHAYQALPSIQIPVSPHIFTSISWATATSTLPSLSPVRSRSLSFSEPQPPTPMLKSHLIVASPPRVPLGTRKVRGEAKKCRKVYGIEHRDQWCTACRWKKACQRFLD